A stretch of the Pseudomonas helvetica genome encodes the following:
- the lpxO gene encoding lipid A hydroxylase LpxO — protein sequence MKLIIVSLYVLSIAYVHLRGRIRHKLSRQLSDHSTFLAPVNCFLYLFSKIPNKPYLNPADFPDLSPLQANWQEIRAEGQNLLRAGEIKRSDQYDDVGFNSFFKTGWKRFYLKWYGDSHPSATKLCPRTTELVQSIGSIKAAMFAELPPGSKLVRHRDPYAGSYRYHLGLDTPNDEGCYIDVDGERYHWRDGEAVMFDETYIHYAENTTQQNRIILFCDIERPLKYRWATAFNRWFSRNVMSAAGAPNDAGDKTGGINRFFGKIYKIRLRGKELKKRNRTRYYLEKWAIFGGLLAIIVLI from the coding sequence GTGAAACTCATCATTGTCTCCCTCTACGTTTTATCCATTGCGTATGTGCATCTACGTGGTCGCATCCGGCACAAACTGAGTCGCCAATTGAGTGATCATTCGACCTTTCTGGCGCCGGTCAACTGCTTCCTGTACCTGTTTTCGAAAATCCCCAACAAGCCTTATCTGAATCCGGCCGACTTCCCGGACCTGAGCCCCTTGCAGGCCAATTGGCAGGAAATTCGCGCCGAAGGCCAAAATCTGCTCAGGGCAGGGGAGATCAAACGCTCGGACCAATACGACGATGTGGGCTTCAATTCGTTCTTCAAAACCGGCTGGAAGCGCTTCTATCTGAAGTGGTATGGCGACAGCCACCCATCGGCCACCAAGCTCTGCCCGCGTACCACGGAGCTGGTACAAAGCATTGGCTCGATCAAGGCGGCGATGTTCGCCGAATTGCCACCGGGTTCGAAACTGGTCCGCCACCGTGACCCGTATGCCGGCTCGTACCGTTACCACCTGGGTCTGGACACGCCGAACGATGAGGGTTGCTACATCGACGTCGACGGCGAGCGCTACCACTGGCGTGATGGTGAGGCGGTGATGTTTGACGAGACTTACATTCACTATGCCGAGAACACCACCCAGCAAAACCGCATCATTCTGTTCTGCGACATCGAGCGCCCGCTGAAATACCGCTGGGCCACAGCGTTCAATCGCTGGTTCAGCCGTAATGTGATGTCCGCTGCTGGCGCGCCAAACGATGCGGGCGATAAAACCGGTGGCATAAACCGGTTTTTCGGAAAAATCTACAAGATCCGTCTGCGCGGTAAAGAACTGAAAAAGCGCAACCGGACGCGTTACTACCTGGAAAAGTGGGCGATTTTCGGCGGTTTGCTGGCCATTATTGTATTGATCTGA